Proteins encoded within one genomic window of Cellulomonas xiejunii:
- a CDS encoding TniB family NTP-binding protein, with amino-acid sequence MKAGDWHQFARHTGPEPPAVYTVSELRAMPTRRLEAYIEERNAWLQYVQLPWAAGLRAQKRIDRIIKDNALRAPGAKNVVAVTAKHTAGKSTQVRAWANRFYRETLGPAFDDPTPPTWRPRPGVHAQDVPVCWIDLGSGKIRLFTTQVLSFFGYPTNGLIPDLVARFSDVVENHRLKLLVVDDINMLQLGNRDARQVLDHLKHINTVLGQHGGSLVLVGRREANSLVYTDPQLAGRLHVIQLETFRSEPEHRAEWQEFLHGAEQVLLPYLPAAEPGLLPRSLAPDIWRRTQGFMGDTVDLLRQVMHMAAEDGSWTIRKSHVAAAFLSERAKTEESMLPVLVRAKRAEAQRQVGAAR; translated from the coding sequence GTGAAGGCCGGCGACTGGCACCAGTTCGCTAGGCACACGGGTCCCGAGCCGCCCGCGGTCTACACCGTCAGCGAGTTGAGGGCGATGCCTACTCGACGACTGGAGGCGTACATCGAGGAGCGCAACGCCTGGCTCCAGTACGTCCAACTCCCATGGGCGGCAGGTCTGCGAGCCCAGAAGCGGATCGACCGGATCATCAAGGACAACGCGCTGCGTGCACCGGGCGCCAAGAACGTCGTCGCGGTCACCGCGAAGCACACCGCGGGCAAGTCGACGCAGGTGCGCGCCTGGGCCAACCGGTTCTACCGGGAGACGCTCGGACCGGCGTTCGACGATCCGACGCCGCCGACCTGGCGGCCGCGACCCGGGGTCCACGCGCAGGACGTTCCCGTGTGCTGGATCGATCTGGGATCCGGCAAGATTCGCCTGTTCACCACGCAGGTCCTCAGCTTCTTCGGATACCCCACGAACGGACTCATTCCCGATCTGGTCGCGCGCTTCTCCGACGTCGTCGAGAATCACAGGCTGAAGTTGCTGGTCGTCGATGACATCAACATGCTTCAGCTCGGTAACCGAGACGCGCGGCAGGTCCTCGACCACCTCAAGCACATCAACACCGTCTTGGGGCAGCACGGCGGGTCCCTCGTCCTCGTGGGGCGACGCGAGGCGAACAGTCTGGTGTACACAGATCCACAGCTCGCAGGCCGACTCCACGTGATCCAGCTGGAGACCTTCCGCAGCGAGCCAGAGCACCGAGCGGAGTGGCAGGAGTTCCTGCACGGTGCGGAGCAAGTTCTGCTGCCCTACCTGCCTGCGGCCGAACCAGGGCTCTTGCCGAGATCACTCGCGCCAGACATCTGGCGGCGCACGCAGGGCTTCATGGGGGACACCGTCGACCTTCTCCGCCAAGTGATGCACATGGCAGCCGAGGACGGCTCCTGGACGATCAGAAAGTCCCATGTCGCCGCCGCGTTCCTCTCGGAGAGGGCGAAGACGGAGGAGTCGATGCTCCCCGTACTGGTGCGGGCGAAGCGGGCAGAGGCGCAGCGACAGGTCGGAGCTGCACGATGA
- the dnaB gene encoding replicative DNA helicase, with translation MTIEDLEYGAPPDSGRSSGGGGFDRTPPQDLEAERSVLGGMMISKDAIADVIEQIKGTDFYRPAHEAIYDSILDLYGRGEPADAITVADELTKRGEMGRIGGAAYLHTLIAGVPTAANAGFYARIVRERAILRKLVEAGTRIVQLGYATDGGDVDELVNNAQAEVYAVTERRASEDYLPLSEVIGGTVDEIEAAGHRGEGMVGVPTGFSDLDRLTNGLHPGQMIVLAARPAIGKSTLGIDIVRSSAIKHNMAAVVFSLEMSRNEITMRLLAAEARVHLQKLRTGAMGEDDWAKIAATMGRISEAPLFIDDSPNMSLMEIRAKCRRLKQRHDLKLVVIDYLQLMTSGKRVESRQQEVSEFSRALKLLAKEIEVPVIAISQLNRGPEQRTDKKPQMSDLRESGSIEQDADMVILLHREDAYEKESPRAGEADLIVAKHRNGPTDTITVAFQGHYSRFVDMQM, from the coding sequence GTGACCATCGAGGACCTCGAGTACGGGGCGCCGCCGGACAGCGGGCGCAGCAGCGGCGGCGGCGGTTTCGACCGGACCCCCCCGCAGGACCTCGAGGCCGAGCGGTCCGTGCTCGGCGGCATGATGATCAGCAAGGACGCCATCGCGGACGTCATCGAGCAGATCAAGGGCACCGACTTCTACCGCCCCGCGCACGAGGCGATCTACGACTCGATCCTCGACCTGTACGGCCGCGGCGAGCCCGCCGACGCCATCACCGTCGCGGACGAGCTGACCAAGCGCGGTGAGATGGGCCGCATCGGCGGCGCCGCCTACCTGCACACCCTCATCGCGGGCGTCCCGACCGCCGCCAACGCCGGCTTCTACGCGCGGATCGTGCGCGAGCGGGCCATCCTGCGCAAGCTCGTCGAGGCGGGCACGCGCATCGTGCAGCTCGGCTACGCCACCGACGGCGGCGACGTCGACGAGCTCGTCAACAACGCGCAGGCCGAGGTCTACGCCGTCACCGAGCGCCGCGCGTCCGAGGACTACCTGCCGCTGTCCGAGGTCATCGGCGGGACGGTGGACGAGATCGAGGCGGCCGGCCACCGCGGCGAGGGCATGGTCGGCGTGCCCACGGGGTTCTCCGACCTCGACCGGCTGACGAACGGGCTGCACCCGGGGCAGATGATCGTGCTGGCAGCGCGTCCGGCAATTGGCAAAAGTACCCTGGGAATTGACATTGTTCGTTCCTCGGCGATCAAGCACAACATGGCTGCCGTCGTCTTCTCGCTCGAGATGAGCCGCAACGAGATCACGATGCGTCTGCTGGCCGCAGAGGCGCGCGTGCACCTGCAGAAGCTGCGCACCGGTGCGATGGGCGAGGACGACTGGGCGAAGATCGCCGCGACCATGGGCCGCATCAGCGAGGCCCCGCTGTTCATCGACGACTCCCCGAACATGTCGCTCATGGAGATCCGCGCCAAGTGCCGGCGCCTCAAGCAGCGCCACGACCTCAAGCTGGTCGTCATCGACTACCTGCAGCTCATGACGTCCGGCAAGCGCGTCGAGTCCCGCCAGCAGGAGGTCTCCGAGTTCTCCCGTGCCCTCAAGCTGCTCGCCAAGGAGATCGAGGTCCCCGTGATCGCGATCTCGCAGCTGAACCGTGGTCCTGAGCAGCGCACGGACAAGAAGCCGCAGATGAGCGACCTTCGCGAGTCGGGCTCGATCGAGCAGGATGCGGACATGGTCATTCTGCTGCACCGCGAGGATGCCTACGAGAAGGAGTCTCCCCGGGCAGGCGAGGCGGATCTGATCGTGGCAAAGCACCGTAATGGCCCGACGGATACGATCACCGTCGCGTTCCAGGGGCACTACTCGCGGTTCGTGGACATGCAGATGTAG
- the rpsF gene encoding 30S ribosomal protein S6: MSLRQYEIMIILDPEIEERTVAPSLDKYLTVVKTDGGTVDKVDVWGRRRLAYDIQKKSEGIYAVVDFTASPATAKELDRQLGLNEVVLRTKVMRREA, from the coding sequence ATGAGCCTGCGTCAGTACGAGATCATGATCATCCTCGACCCCGAGATCGAGGAGCGCACCGTCGCCCCGTCGCTCGACAAGTACCTGACGGTCGTCAAGACCGACGGTGGCACTGTCGACAAGGTGGACGTGTGGGGCCGTCGTCGCCTCGCGTACGACATCCAGAAGAAGAGCGAGGGCATCTACGCCGTCGTCGACTTCACCGCGTCGCCCGCCACGGCCAAGGAGCTGGACCGTCAGCTCGGCCTCAACGAGGTCGTCCTGCGCACGAAGGTCATGCGCCGCGAGGCCTGA
- a CDS encoding MATE family efflux transporter: MTPAEPPGGRRRDPSGVDRQILALAVPALGALVAEPLFVLVDSAMVGHLGTDSLAGLALASTVLVTVVGLCVFLAYATTAAVARRVGAGDLRGALQTGVDGMWLGLGLGIVLAAGTWAAAPWLVAVLGADGAVATQAVAYLRWSVPGLPGMLLVLAATGALRGLQDTRTPLVVAASGAVANAALNAVLVYGAGLGIAGSGLGTALAQLGMAAWLVVVVVRGARTAGARLTPAAGGIWANARAGLPLLVRTATLRLAILLTVWTATGLGPTALAGHQVVNAVWGLTAFALDALAIAAQALVGQALGARDLARTRAVLHRTLQWGLGAGVVLGVLVGALAPLYVQVFSPDADVQHAAVLGLVVAAVALPMAGWVFVLDGVLIGAGDGPFLAWAGVATLVAYVPAALAVHAWAPPGAAGLAWLWVAFAVVFMAARALTTGLRARSTAWMVVGDVRT, encoded by the coding sequence GTGACCCCCGCTGAGCCACCCGGGGGACGTCGGCGCGACCCCTCCGGCGTTGACCGTCAGATCCTCGCCCTCGCCGTCCCCGCCCTCGGCGCCCTCGTCGCCGAGCCGCTGTTCGTCCTGGTCGACTCCGCCATGGTCGGCCACCTCGGCACCGACTCCCTCGCCGGGCTCGCCCTCGCGTCCACGGTCCTCGTCACCGTCGTCGGCCTGTGCGTCTTCCTCGCGTACGCCACGACCGCCGCCGTCGCACGCCGCGTCGGCGCCGGCGACCTGCGTGGCGCGCTGCAGACCGGCGTCGACGGCATGTGGCTCGGGCTGGGACTCGGGATCGTGCTCGCGGCGGGCACGTGGGCGGCCGCCCCCTGGCTCGTCGCCGTGCTCGGCGCCGACGGCGCCGTCGCGACGCAGGCCGTCGCCTACCTGCGCTGGTCCGTGCCCGGGCTGCCCGGCATGCTCCTCGTCCTGGCAGCGACGGGTGCGCTGCGCGGCCTGCAGGACACCCGCACTCCCCTGGTGGTGGCCGCGTCGGGCGCCGTCGCGAACGCCGCCCTCAACGCCGTCCTCGTCTACGGCGCCGGGCTCGGCATCGCCGGCTCCGGGCTCGGGACCGCGCTCGCGCAGCTCGGCATGGCCGCGTGGCTCGTGGTCGTGGTCGTGCGCGGCGCCCGGACGGCCGGCGCGCGCCTCACCCCGGCCGCCGGCGGGATCTGGGCCAACGCGCGCGCCGGGCTCCCGCTGCTGGTCCGCACCGCGACGCTGCGGCTCGCGATCCTCCTGACGGTGTGGACGGCGACCGGGCTCGGTCCCACGGCGCTGGCCGGGCACCAGGTCGTCAACGCGGTCTGGGGCCTGACAGCCTTCGCGCTGGACGCCCTCGCCATCGCCGCGCAGGCGCTCGTCGGTCAGGCGCTCGGCGCTCGCGACCTCGCCCGCACGCGGGCCGTGCTGCACCGCACGCTGCAGTGGGGCCTCGGGGCGGGCGTGGTCCTGGGTGTCCTCGTCGGGGCGCTCGCCCCGCTGTACGTGCAGGTGTTCTCCCCCGACGCCGACGTGCAGCACGCGGCCGTCCTGGGCCTCGTCGTCGCGGCCGTCGCGCTGCCGATGGCCGGCTGGGTGTTCGTCCTCGACGGCGTGCTCATCGGCGCCGGCGACGGCCCGTTCCTCGCGTGGGCGGGCGTCGCGACGCTCGTCGCCTACGTCCCTGCCGCCCTCGCCGTGCATGCCTGGGCACCACCCGGCGCGGCCGGGCTGGCCTGGCTGTGGGTCGCGTTCGCCGTGGTGTTCATGGCCGCCCGTGCCCTGACGACGGGGCTCCGTGCCCGCAGTACGGCGTGGATGGTCGTCGGGGACGTGCGCACGTAG
- a CDS encoding abortive infection family protein, which translates to MRPEATDTEIIRAVTKAIVARFGQSDWIELGLLTDTLDYVKGHPRLLRSLDWNDDDYLGHVIDAVPKLLGPKRSRLSGASKFANLEEVEKYLNLPEFLRREDPALYAALYGGEDVTAVDELDAAARALGLDDVTVYAVRIRRDLHSDPAAAIGSSKELLETVLKAILGLHGNGPETNVDLPQLIKRVNVELGLDAAGEKGKDAGAEQRRRLFGALSGIVVATAELRNLGFGTGHGGVQRPELDVATARLVISSAVSLATFYIEISAASDT; encoded by the coding sequence ATGCGCCCCGAGGCCACTGACACCGAGATCATCCGCGCCGTGACCAAGGCGATCGTGGCCCGGTTCGGTCAAAGCGATTGGATCGAGCTGGGGCTCCTGACCGACACGCTCGATTACGTCAAGGGCCACCCTCGTCTCCTGCGGAGCCTGGACTGGAACGACGATGACTACCTGGGCCACGTCATCGACGCCGTCCCGAAGCTTCTCGGACCCAAGCGCTCTCGACTGTCTGGCGCCTCGAAGTTCGCCAACCTCGAGGAGGTCGAGAAGTACCTCAACCTGCCGGAGTTCCTGCGACGTGAGGACCCGGCGCTGTACGCCGCGCTATACGGCGGCGAGGACGTGACGGCCGTCGACGAACTCGATGCCGCGGCTCGGGCGCTCGGGCTCGACGACGTCACTGTGTACGCCGTACGCATCCGGCGGGACCTGCACTCTGATCCCGCGGCCGCGATCGGGTCCTCCAAGGAACTCCTTGAGACAGTGCTCAAGGCGATCTTGGGACTGCACGGGAACGGACCTGAGACCAATGTGGACCTTCCTCAACTGATCAAGAGGGTCAACGTCGAACTCGGACTGGACGCCGCTGGTGAGAAGGGCAAGGACGCGGGCGCAGAGCAGCGCCGACGACTGTTTGGTGCACTGAGCGGCATCGTCGTCGCCACGGCCGAGCTCCGCAATCTCGGGTTTGGCACTGGGCATGGCGGAGTTCAGCGACCGGAACTCGACGTCGCGACCGCGCGGCTCGTGATCTCGTCCGCGGTGTCTCTCGCAACCTTCTACATCGAAATCAGCGCCGCCTCTGACACCTGA
- a CDS encoding single-stranded DNA-binding protein, with translation MAGETTITVIGNLTGDPELRFTPSGAAVANFTVASTPRTFDRQSNEWKDGETLFLRCSIWREAAESVAESLTKGTRVIVQGRLSQRSYETREGEKRTVYELQVDEVGPSLRYATAKVTRTQRSGGGNFGGGGGGGGGGNFGGGGFSGGGSSSGGGGQTDDPWATPAGGGSGGGYSDEPPF, from the coding sequence ATGGCCGGCGAGACCACCATCACGGTGATCGGGAACCTGACCGGGGACCCGGAGCTGCGCTTCACCCCGTCCGGTGCCGCGGTCGCGAACTTCACCGTCGCGTCCACGCCCCGCACGTTCGACCGCCAGTCCAACGAGTGGAAGGACGGCGAGACGCTGTTCCTCCGGTGCTCGATCTGGCGGGAGGCGGCCGAGTCCGTCGCCGAGTCCCTCACCAAGGGCACCCGCGTCATCGTCCAGGGCCGGCTCTCGCAGCGGTCCTACGAGACCCGCGAGGGCGAGAAGCGCACCGTGTACGAGCTGCAGGTCGACGAGGTCGGCCCGTCGCTGCGGTACGCGACCGCCAAGGTCACCCGGACCCAGCGCTCCGGCGGTGGCAACTTCGGTGGCGGCGGCGGCGGTGGTGGCGGCGGCAACTTCGGCGGTGGCGGCTTCAGCGGCGGCGGTTCGTCGTCCGGTGGCGGCGGCCAGACCGACGACCCGTGGGCGACGCCCGCGGGTGGTGGGTCCGGCGGCGGCTACTCCGACGAGCCCCCGTTCTGA
- a CDS encoding TniQ family protein yields MSPLPVRSQPAADQCITDWLEHVAEDNGLLTTQLASALRWGGGTTRFLAVKPDQRTLMSITELTGAPHHRVVAATLSRFDGTALDLAGLNPQRWSSWRTVAGRGWFRLQGTGACPACLARDGCWRTAWRLPTVTICTEHSCYLIERCPGCGRRFADHPHEPLRHGAGTCCFNPTGERTVCDIDVSGLTTAKAAGDELARQDRHDVACTGSAVPMLGAVATAQEYLAAGRHLAVLLLHLASHADASSLAPWMDQVRREARDTRRVRWHLSPPIDPLVRSAVLTTADQILTAPGVSAAADLLAPWFDILPTSTESRLAWLADHTTMTPALTRLTMAALAPHQRISTHLRRTGTLVDPERIPQVVPEPLFRRQAAHLFTTDKAETNRLFLSLCMARRGGATTWADAAEMLGLDGDLGTRTARSVSARSRPDPRRLTDALDAIGAEMTGNYRDREQQVRALATSDAWFEQWVGEHRPGTRARSFPYAVTYLWCVHAGGLLSTSPAWTIPPARRSRVAYRQFAASLRPLAIAALTQAARTQHATGAV; encoded by the coding sequence ATGAGTCCGCTCCCTGTCCGGTCCCAGCCGGCCGCAGACCAGTGCATCACCGACTGGCTCGAGCACGTGGCTGAGGACAACGGCCTGCTGACCACTCAGCTCGCGTCCGCACTTCGGTGGGGTGGTGGCACGACGCGATTCCTCGCCGTTAAGCCTGACCAACGAACCCTCATGTCGATCACCGAGCTCACCGGCGCTCCGCATCACAGGGTCGTCGCCGCGACGCTCTCGCGCTTCGACGGGACCGCCCTCGACCTGGCCGGCCTGAATCCCCAGCGCTGGTCGTCCTGGCGGACCGTCGCAGGCCGCGGCTGGTTTCGGCTTCAGGGCACGGGAGCGTGCCCGGCTTGCCTCGCGAGGGACGGGTGCTGGCGGACGGCCTGGCGGCTGCCCACTGTCACGATCTGCACCGAGCACTCCTGCTACCTGATCGAGCGCTGCCCTGGCTGCGGGCGACGATTTGCCGACCACCCGCACGAACCGCTCCGACACGGAGCCGGGACCTGCTGCTTCAACCCCACCGGCGAACGCACCGTGTGTGACATCGACGTCTCAGGGCTCACCACGGCGAAGGCAGCCGGCGACGAGCTCGCACGGCAGGACCGGCACGACGTCGCGTGCACTGGGTCGGCGGTCCCCATGCTGGGCGCGGTAGCGACAGCCCAGGAGTACCTCGCCGCCGGGCGGCATCTCGCGGTGCTGCTCCTGCACCTTGCGAGCCACGCCGATGCCAGCAGCCTCGCTCCCTGGATGGACCAGGTCCGAAGGGAGGCGCGAGACACCCGGCGGGTGCGCTGGCATCTGTCGCCGCCGATCGACCCACTGGTCAGGTCCGCCGTGCTGACCACCGCGGACCAGATCCTCACCGCTCCCGGCGTGAGCGCGGCAGCGGACCTGCTGGCCCCGTGGTTCGACATCCTCCCCACCAGCACTGAGTCCCGGCTGGCCTGGCTCGCCGACCACACCACGATGACACCGGCCCTGACCCGCTTGACGATGGCAGCGCTCGCCCCGCACCAGCGCATCAGCACCCACCTCCGTAGGACGGGCACCTTGGTCGATCCGGAACGGATCCCCCAAGTCGTCCCGGAACCGCTCTTCCGCCGCCAGGCCGCTCACCTGTTCACCACGGACAAGGCCGAAACGAACCGTCTCTTCCTATCGCTCTGCATGGCCCGAAGGGGCGGCGCCACCACGTGGGCGGACGCCGCCGAAATGCTCGGGCTCGACGGCGATCTCGGCACCCGAACGGCGCGTAGCGTCAGCGCCCGAAGCCGCCCCGACCCCCGACGCCTGACCGACGCACTCGACGCCATCGGCGCCGAGATGACGGGCAACTACCGGGACCGCGAACAGCAGGTTCGCGCGTTAGCGACGAGCGACGCCTGGTTCGAGCAGTGGGTTGGGGAGCACCGTCCCGGGACACGGGCGAGGTCGTTCCCGTACGCGGTCACCTACTTGTGGTGCGTGCACGCTGGCGGACTGCTGAGCACAAGCCCGGCATGGACGATTCCTCCAGCCCGACGCAGCAGGGTCGCCTACCGTCAGTTCGCGGCTTCCCTGCGTCCACTGGCGATTGCCGCGCTCACCCAAGCGGCCCGGACCCAGCACGCGACCGGTGCCGTGTGA
- the rplI gene encoding 50S ribosomal protein L9: MAKIILTHEVTGLGAPGDIVEVKDGYARNYLIPRSLATPWTKGAEKNVSAIRRARKAREIATLDEAKAIRDSLQANPVTVSAKSGESGRLFGAVTTSEIAAAITAAGAPAVDKRKIEVAQAIKSTGEYTVQVRLHPEVSATVTVKVVSA; encoded by the coding sequence ATGGCGAAGATCATCCTGACCCACGAGGTCACCGGTCTCGGTGCACCTGGCGACATCGTCGAGGTGAAGGACGGGTACGCCCGTAACTACCTCATCCCGCGCAGCCTGGCCACGCCGTGGACCAAGGGTGCCGAGAAGAACGTCTCCGCGATCCGTCGTGCCCGCAAGGCCCGCGAGATCGCCACGCTCGACGAGGCCAAGGCCATCCGCGACTCGCTGCAGGCCAACCCGGTGACGGTGTCGGCCAAGTCCGGTGAGTCCGGCCGCCTGTTCGGTGCCGTCACGACGTCCGAGATCGCCGCGGCGATCACGGCCGCCGGCGCCCCGGCCGTCGACAAGCGCAAGATCGAGGTCGCCCAGGCGATCAAGTCGACCGGCGAGTACACGGTGCAGGTCCGCCTGCACCCCGAGGTCTCGGCCACGGTGACCGTCAAGGTCGTCTCCGCCTGA
- the rpsR gene encoding 30S ribosomal protein S18: protein MAKPVVRKPKKKQNPLKAAKIDTVDYKDTALLRKFISDRGKIRARRVTGVSVQEQRQIARAVKNAREMALLAYSSSAR, encoded by the coding sequence ATGGCCAAGCCCGTCGTCCGCAAGCCCAAGAAGAAGCAGAACCCCCTCAAGGCCGCCAAGATCGACACGGTGGACTACAAGGACACGGCTCTGCTCCGCAAGTTCATCTCCGACCGCGGGAAGATCCGTGCGCGTCGCGTGACCGGCGTCTCCGTGCAGGAGCAGCGCCAGATCGCCCGCGCCGTCAAGAACGCGCGCGAGATGGCCCTCCTGGCGTACTCGTCGTCGGCTCGCTGA
- a CDS encoding WhiB family transcriptional regulator has product MRAHADQLFGARCAPRPDWEDDAACVGDEHFYERDTVTDAVIAHQRRVCGTCTVAADCLLDALAHERVQAGWQVSARGGLLAQERRYLTKDAR; this is encoded by the coding sequence GTGCGAGCGCACGCCGACCAACTGTTCGGCGCCCGGTGCGCGCCGCGCCCGGACTGGGAGGACGACGCCGCGTGCGTCGGCGACGAACACTTCTACGAGCGCGACACGGTGACGGACGCCGTGATCGCGCACCAACGACGCGTCTGCGGTACGTGCACGGTCGCGGCCGACTGCTTGCTCGACGCACTGGCACACGAACGTGTCCAGGCCGGCTGGCAGGTCAGCGCCCGCGGCGGCCTCCTTGCTCAAGAGCGCCGATACCTCACGAAGGATGCGCGGTGA
- a CDS encoding TniQ family protein has product MTELLPIRPDPAPGEDLYSLAERTAVLNGVRPAALGLTPGTLARRSANPAVVKSLGAALGLSPSVVRAMTVDVYPRAVTGRPGKSQARSWRLPGVRWTCPRCTSTTGIYLRDWQLALHPLCVACPSLLERTDDARLDALPPDRRAVATQRRIADTLAKARIHRRYALELRRLYALITLVALTADDEWPLLLGWEAEIREALTDRHSVWTKVPAGRPAHAVVLVMECSRALENRQTRRRLVQEGWERLSDDPALAKYAERLDWNGLLPDINADGPSSGIPVWDVDAWRRYRALAQEIADLQERTGLRGDHIPVWDRRQGEVFAPPDDCRAQRVELAVVTHMLVSGAVHNRDTERRSRVALGVTGSGWTTRRLAHGRGIATRAAHDIRRFVYALVEDGLVDYAERRQHLAEAPGLARHLHRLFQLWNADDPVPLEAVETWIWVAITCSPPVEDFLLDPALELDRRLDPEQRLLLHQTVEEYLTDTTRPALLVAERGDVVADRGEAGA; this is encoded by the coding sequence ATGACGGAACTGCTACCCATCCGACCGGACCCGGCGCCCGGGGAGGATTTGTACTCGCTGGCCGAGCGGACCGCCGTCTTGAACGGGGTGCGGCCAGCCGCACTCGGCCTCACCCCTGGGACGCTCGCTCGTCGCTCCGCCAACCCGGCGGTGGTCAAGAGCTTGGGCGCCGCGCTCGGCCTCAGTCCGAGCGTCGTGAGGGCCATGACGGTCGACGTCTATCCGCGCGCCGTCACCGGGCGGCCGGGGAAGAGCCAGGCACGGAGCTGGCGACTGCCGGGCGTGCGGTGGACGTGCCCACGGTGCACCTCGACGACGGGCATCTACCTGCGGGACTGGCAGCTTGCGTTGCACCCTCTGTGCGTCGCGTGCCCCTCGTTGCTCGAACGGACCGATGACGCGCGGCTCGACGCTCTCCCCCCCGACCGTCGGGCCGTGGCAACCCAGCGCCGCATCGCCGACACCCTGGCGAAGGCGCGCATCCACCGACGGTACGCGCTGGAGCTGCGACGCCTGTACGCACTCATCACGTTGGTCGCCCTCACGGCCGATGACGAGTGGCCCTTGCTGCTCGGGTGGGAAGCCGAGATTCGCGAGGCGCTCACCGACCGGCACAGCGTCTGGACCAAGGTGCCCGCAGGTCGGCCAGCTCATGCCGTCGTGCTCGTCATGGAGTGCTCTCGCGCGCTGGAGAACCGTCAAACGCGGCGTCGGCTGGTGCAGGAGGGCTGGGAGCGACTGAGTGACGACCCGGCGCTGGCCAAGTACGCGGAGCGACTCGACTGGAACGGTCTGCTGCCGGACATCAACGCTGATGGCCCCAGTAGCGGAATCCCCGTCTGGGACGTCGACGCCTGGCGCCGGTACAGGGCTCTGGCTCAGGAGATCGCGGACCTGCAGGAACGGACGGGACTACGCGGAGATCACATCCCGGTCTGGGACCGGCGGCAGGGGGAAGTGTTCGCCCCGCCCGATGACTGCCGAGCGCAACGAGTCGAGCTTGCGGTCGTGACACACATGCTCGTCTCTGGCGCGGTGCACAACAGGGACACCGAGCGCCGATCCCGCGTCGCTCTCGGAGTCACGGGGTCGGGCTGGACGACACGCCGCCTGGCGCACGGCCGCGGCATCGCCACCAGGGCGGCCCACGACATCCGGCGGTTCGTCTACGCGCTCGTCGAGGACGGCCTGGTCGACTACGCCGAGAGGCGTCAACACCTCGCTGAGGCGCCGGGCCTGGCCCGCCACCTGCATCGCCTCTTCCAGTTGTGGAACGCGGACGACCCTGTGCCGCTGGAAGCCGTCGAGACCTGGATCTGGGTCGCGATTACGTGCAGCCCACCCGTGGAGGACTTCCTCCTCGATCCGGCCCTCGAACTCGATCGACGGCTCGATCCTGAACAGAGGCTGCTTCTTCATCAGACGGTGGAGGAGTACCTGACGGACACCACCCGGCCTGCTCTGCTCGTCGCCGAGCGCGGCGATGTCGTCGCCGACAGGGGGGAAGCCGGCGCATGA
- a CDS encoding TnsA-like heteromeric transposase endonuclease subunit — protein sequence MAATWRFRQNRGGYGLWDWGLGTPPIRDLISVRRPAADAMSRHAPVRMWSATTGDYIVLESGLEYELARSLDRDPSVAWLVAQPVAFTFDDSAVHVPDLLVEHWDGRVVVWDVRPQERQDERFHRMVELTAQACREVGWGSEVHTGFAPARRLNLLWLGVFRAPPNWPHAENRRQLLALAGGGTTVADVLAHDAGDGHLTALVWHLIWTGELVVDLDHAISAVTVLTLAKAETDV from the coding sequence GTGGCGGCAACGTGGAGGTTTCGCCAGAACCGTGGCGGCTACGGCCTGTGGGACTGGGGGCTCGGCACACCGCCGATTCGTGACCTGATCTCAGTACGGCGACCGGCTGCAGACGCGATGTCTCGACATGCGCCCGTCCGGATGTGGAGTGCGACGACAGGCGACTACATCGTCCTGGAGTCAGGTCTTGAGTACGAACTGGCGCGGTCACTCGATCGCGACCCATCCGTGGCCTGGCTCGTCGCGCAACCGGTGGCGTTCACCTTCGACGACAGCGCGGTGCACGTCCCCGACCTCTTGGTCGAGCACTGGGACGGCCGCGTCGTGGTCTGGGATGTTCGTCCGCAAGAGCGGCAGGACGAACGCTTCCATCGCATGGTCGAGCTGACCGCGCAGGCCTGCCGAGAAGTCGGCTGGGGCTCCGAGGTCCACACCGGGTTCGCTCCGGCACGGCGTCTGAACCTGCTGTGGCTCGGAGTGTTCAGGGCACCTCCGAACTGGCCACACGCGGAGAACAGACGCCAGCTGCTCGCACTTGCTGGTGGCGGGACGACCGTTGCGGACGTGCTTGCCCATGACGCCGGTGACGGCCATCTCACAGCGCTCGTGTGGCACCTGATCTGGACTGGTGAGCTCGTCGTCGACCTCGACCACGCGATCAGTGCCGTTACCGTTCTGACGCTCGCGAAGGCCGAGACCGATGTCTGA